The following are encoded in a window of Platichthys flesus chromosome 19, fPlaFle2.1, whole genome shotgun sequence genomic DNA:
- the dusp4 gene encoding dual specificity protein phosphatase 4: MEDLCEMDVSVLKRLLKDDSAKCLLLDCRSFLAFSAGHIRGAVNARCNTIVRRRAKGSALSLDQVLAGDEEVRGRLRSGMFSAVVLYDERTPDADTVKEDSTVALVLHALCGDPAATDTYLLKGGYDRFFSEYPEFCLKTKSLPSLSSQSSVDSSCSSCGTPHHDQAGPVEILPFLYLGSALHASKKEVLDAIGISALLNVSADCPNHFEGAYQYKCIPVQDNHKEDISCWFLEAIEFIDSVRDSSGRVLIHCQAGISRSATICLAYLMKRKRVRLDEAFEFVRRRRSIISPNFSFMGQLLQFESQLLATSCAAEAAATSSPLLGPKSSTAVTSTAATPTSPFIFNFPVSVVNPAYLHHSPLTTSPGY, from the exons ATGGAGGACCTGTGCGAGATGGACGTGTCGGTGCTCAAGCGGCTCCTGAAGGACGACAGCGCCAAGTGCCTGCTGCTGGACTGCCGCTCGTTCCTCGCCTTCAGCGCGGGACACATCCGCGGCGCCGTCAACGCGCGCTGCAACACGATCGTGCGCCGCCGGGCGAAGGGCTCCGCGCTCAGCCTGGACCAGGTGCTGGCCGGGGACGAGGAGGTGCGCGGCCGCCTGCGCTCCGGCATGTTCTCCGCGGTGGTGCTGTACGACGAGAGGACGCCGGACGCGGACACGGTGAAGGAGGACAGCACCGTGGCGCTGGTGCTGCACGCGCTGTGCGGGGACCCGGCCGCCACGGACACGTACCTGCTCAAAG gcGGATACGACCGGTTTTTCTCAGAATACCCAGAGTTTTGTCTAAAGACCAAATCCCTACCGTCCCTCAGCAGCCAGTCCAGCGTGGACTCGTCCTGCTCGTCCTGTGGGACGCCGCATCACGACCAG GCCGGCCCGGTGGAGATCCTCCCGTTCCTCTACCTCGGCAGCGCCCTCCACGCCTCGAAGAAGGAGGTCCTGGACGCCATCGGCATCTCCGCCCTGCTCAACGTGTCCGCCGACTGTCCCAACCACTTTGAGGGGGCGTACCAGTACAAGTGCATCCCAGTGCAGGACAACCATAAAGAGgacatcagctgctggttcCTGGAGGCCATCGAGTTCATAG acTCCGTGCGGGACTCCAGTGGGCGAGTGCTGATCCACTGTCAGGCGGGCATCTCCCGCTCCGCCACCATCTGCCTGGCCTACCTGATGAAGAGGAAGCGCGTGCGTCTGGACGAAGCCTTCGAGTTCGTGCGCCGGCGCCGCAGCATCATCTCGCCCAACTTCAGCTTCATGGGCCAGCTGCTGCAGTTCGAGTCCCAGCTGCTCGCCACCTCCTGTGCCGCCGAGGCGGCCGCCACGTCGAGCCCGCTCCTCGGACCCAAGTCGTCCACGGCCGTCACCTCCACCGCTGCTACGCCCACGTCGCCCTTCATCTTCAACTTCCCCGTGTCCGTGGTGAACCCCGCCTACCTGCACCACAGCCCGCTCACGACCTCGCCCGGCTACTGA